One genomic region from Natrinema caseinilyticum encodes:
- a CDS encoding permease translates to MDRTEYAILSIIALATVGIGVFTTSKPLSAFFVESTRQFVTTTAAMAWITWWALVLGFAVAGGVEAWTSNEAVSDLLEGHGLREIGYGSLFGFVSSSCSYSAIATAKNLFKKGGSAAATLGAFMFASTNLVIEIGAVIWILLGWQFLLADIVGGFILIGLMAVGFVSLVPDDVVEQARENVLEDGARTVQDPVCGMEIDPETADYSTEHDGQTYYFCSQSCKESFDPEEANTTVREQATSLSGWKALADKQWKEWGMLWDEIAIGFVFAGLIAGFIPREVWTSVFSEPTFGLPVYIFWTAALGAIIGVATFVCSVGNVPFGAVLWTNGLPFGSVLSYIYADLIVPPIMDAYRDYYGSKFAAILSGMIFVSAVLTGVVIHFLFLGLGFIPDPSTAQIAEVGIEMNYKLVLNVLATAVFLFLYWLHRSSSRGEEDGHGEHAHAAD, encoded by the coding sequence GTGGACAGAACCGAATACGCGATCCTCTCGATCATCGCGCTCGCGACGGTCGGAATCGGCGTATTCACGACGTCGAAACCGCTGAGCGCGTTCTTCGTCGAGAGCACGCGACAGTTCGTCACGACCACTGCGGCGATGGCGTGGATCACGTGGTGGGCGCTGGTCCTCGGATTCGCCGTCGCAGGCGGCGTCGAGGCGTGGACCTCGAACGAGGCCGTCTCCGATCTCCTGGAGGGACACGGCCTCCGCGAGATCGGGTACGGCTCGTTGTTCGGGTTCGTCTCTTCGTCGTGTTCGTACAGCGCCATCGCGACCGCGAAGAACCTGTTCAAAAAGGGCGGGTCCGCCGCGGCCACCCTCGGCGCGTTCATGTTCGCATCGACGAACCTCGTCATCGAGATCGGTGCCGTCATCTGGATCCTGCTCGGCTGGCAGTTCCTCCTGGCGGACATCGTCGGCGGGTTCATCCTCATCGGGTTGATGGCGGTCGGGTTCGTCTCTCTCGTCCCCGACGACGTCGTCGAGCAGGCCCGAGAGAACGTCCTCGAGGACGGTGCACGAACCGTCCAGGATCCCGTTTGCGGAATGGAGATCGACCCCGAAACGGCCGACTACTCGACCGAACACGACGGGCAGACCTACTACTTCTGCTCGCAATCGTGTAAGGAAAGCTTCGATCCGGAAGAGGCGAACACCACCGTCCGCGAACAGGCGACGTCGCTCTCCGGTTGGAAAGCGCTGGCCGACAAACAGTGGAAAGAGTGGGGAATGCTGTGGGACGAAATCGCGATCGGGTTCGTCTTCGCGGGGCTCATCGCCGGATTCATCCCACGAGAAGTCTGGACGTCCGTGTTTTCCGAGCCCACGTTCGGACTCCCCGTATACATCTTCTGGACCGCCGCGCTCGGTGCGATAATCGGCGTCGCCACGTTCGTCTGTTCGGTGGGCAACGTCCCGTTCGGGGCCGTCCTCTGGACGAACGGGCTCCCGTTCGGGTCGGTGCTCTCCTACATTTACGCGGACCTCATCGTCCCGCCGATCATGGACGCGTACCGCGACTACTACGGCTCGAAATTCGCGGCGATCCTCTCGGGGATGATCTTCGTCTCGGCGGTTCTCACGGGGGTCGTCATCCACTTCCTGTTCCTCGGACTGGGCTTCATTCCGGACCCGTCGACGGCGCAGATCGCCGAGGTGGGTATCGAGATGAACTACAAGCTAGTCCTCAACGTGCTCGCAACCGCCGTTTTCCTGTTCCTCTACTGGCTGCACCGCTCGAGTTCCAGGGGGGAGGAAGACGGCCACGGCGAGCACGCACACGCCGCGGACTAG
- the lrp gene encoding HTH-type transcriptional regulator Lrp, with protein sequence MTYEHLDTDLVNELLDDGRASLRSLAEELDVSVTTVSNHLSELEDEDIIQGYTPVVDYDSLGYDVTAVMQLKAEGNALPEITETLRDHRQMISVYEVTGDYDVIAIGKFKDTDDMNEEIKAIITDPDINQSNTSIVLNTVAENEQFELDTDRGDT encoded by the coding sequence ATGACCTACGAACACCTCGATACGGACCTGGTTAACGAACTGCTCGACGATGGCCGCGCCAGCCTCCGTAGCCTCGCCGAAGAACTGGACGTCTCCGTCACCACCGTTTCGAACCACCTCTCCGAACTCGAGGACGAAGACATCATCCAGGGGTACACGCCGGTCGTCGACTACGACTCGCTCGGATACGACGTCACTGCCGTGATGCAACTCAAAGCCGAGGGCAACGCGCTTCCCGAGATTACCGAGACGCTGCGAGATCACCGCCAGATGATCTCGGTGTACGAGGTTACCGGGGACTACGACGTGATCGCTATCGGTAAGTTCAAAGATACGGACGACATGAACGAAGAAATCAAGGCGATCATCACCGACCCCGACATCAATCAGTCGAACACCAGCATCGTCCTCAACACCGTGGCCGAAAACGAACAGTTCGAACTCGATACCGACCGCGGCGATACCTGA
- a CDS encoding YqjF family protein, which translates to MVIALEMGWRHLLFENWPVDPGVIEAHLPPALEVDEYDGSAWLSVVPFTNVAVRPKGVPEWAGVALPEINVRTYVTHDGVPSVYFFSLDAQGIASVIGARCFHHLPYYYARISLEGVDGKVHFDSRRRHPGARPASYEAIYWPTGDPFAAPEDPLGRFLVERYRFYTESPAGSLRYTDVDHDPWTLYPAAAEVETNTLLRADGFAQPTADPVHYYSPGLDVVAFPSRRLADGA; encoded by the coding sequence ATGGTCATCGCGCTGGAAATGGGGTGGCGTCATCTCCTCTTCGAGAACTGGCCGGTGGATCCGGGCGTGATCGAGGCACACCTTCCCCCCGCGCTCGAGGTCGACGAATACGATGGGTCCGCGTGGCTCTCGGTGGTTCCGTTTACCAACGTCGCGGTTCGACCGAAAGGCGTCCCCGAGTGGGCCGGCGTTGCGCTGCCGGAGATCAACGTCAGGACCTACGTGACGCACGACGGCGTTCCGAGCGTCTACTTCTTCAGCCTCGACGCGCAGGGAATCGCGAGCGTGATCGGCGCGCGCTGTTTCCACCACCTGCCGTACTATTACGCGCGTATCTCGCTCGAGGGGGTCGACGGGAAGGTACACTTCGACAGTCGGCGCCGCCATCCCGGTGCGCGGCCCGCGAGCTACGAGGCCATCTACTGGCCGACCGGTGACCCGTTTGCAGCACCCGAGGACCCGCTGGGAAGGTTCCTGGTCGAGCGGTACCGGTTTTACACCGAGTCCCCCGCGGGATCGCTTCGATACACCGACGTCGACCACGATCCGTGGACGCTGTATCCGGCCGCGGCCGAGGTCGAGACGAATACGCTGTTGCGGGCCGACGGGTTCGCGCAACCGACGGCTGACCCGGTCCACTACTACAGCCCGGGCCTCGACGTCGTCGCGTTTCCGAGCCGGCGCCTCGCGGATGGTGCGTGA
- a CDS encoding carboxypeptidase regulatory-like domain-containing protein produces the protein MSLIAAPFGAAGMGGAATQAAEQTDTESDDLSQIVQSVNTNEIANANESIASFNDQLQQKADLLRVDVENVDQVPAASAESASEAQAEADRLRTAADDREAAIFDRVVTVINDGGVADVDPNAVQSPDDARNVADRLEQQGGLATQAATSLRDAADLVETEIKPNLTAAADKLSAVEAEPTTGTVEGTVTDSDGNAVANATVTVGDQQTTTGEDGSYALELESGEYTVSVSAEGYQDASENVTVEAGGTATVDVALQTTDDGSGDDGSGDDGSETVTDVVESVNANEIASANDAIASFNDQLQQKADLLGVDVENVESVENVTAGSASEAQAEADRLRIAADDREAAIFDRVVTVINDGGVADVDPNEVQSPADARAVADRLEQQGGLASQAAQSLRDAADLVENDLRPPLTGAADKLEALEDTDPEPTTGTVEGTITDANGDPVSNATVAVRDQQTTTADDGSYSLELESGDYTLDVSAEGYQDTSENVTVEADATTTVDVTLAETDDGGEDPGDCPDPEPEPEPEPDPDPDEDPVDTISAIVHAIIDIGSELLGFFATGSR, from the coding sequence GTGTCACTCATCGCTGCCCCCTTCGGGGCGGCAGGGATGGGTGGCGCCGCAACACAGGCCGCGGAACAAACCGATACGGAGAGCGACGATCTGAGCCAGATCGTCCAAAGCGTCAATACGAACGAAATCGCGAACGCGAACGAGTCGATCGCGTCGTTCAACGACCAACTGCAGCAGAAGGCCGATCTCCTCAGAGTCGACGTGGAGAACGTCGACCAGGTCCCGGCCGCATCGGCCGAATCGGCCTCGGAGGCGCAGGCGGAAGCTGACCGACTCCGGACCGCCGCCGACGACCGAGAGGCGGCGATCTTCGACAGAGTCGTGACGGTCATCAACGACGGCGGCGTCGCCGACGTCGATCCGAACGCGGTTCAGTCGCCGGACGACGCACGGAACGTCGCCGACCGCCTCGAGCAACAGGGCGGTCTCGCCACCCAGGCAGCGACGTCGCTGCGAGACGCAGCCGACCTCGTCGAAACCGAGATCAAACCCAACCTCACCGCCGCCGCCGACAAGCTGAGTGCCGTCGAAGCCGAGCCGACTACCGGCACGGTCGAGGGCACGGTCACCGATTCCGACGGCAATGCGGTCGCCAACGCGACCGTCACCGTCGGTGACCAACAGACGACGACCGGCGAGGACGGGAGCTACGCGCTCGAACTCGAGTCGGGCGAATACACGGTCTCGGTCTCGGCTGAGGGCTACCAGGACGCGAGCGAGAACGTCACCGTCGAGGCCGGCGGGACTGCAACCGTCGACGTCGCCCTCCAGACGACGGACGACGGATCCGGTGACGATGGCTCCGGCGACGACGGATCGGAGACGGTCACGGACGTCGTCGAGAGCGTCAACGCGAACGAGATCGCGAGCGCGAACGATGCGATCGCGTCGTTCAACGACCAACTGCAGCAGAAGGCCGATCTTCTCGGAGTCGACGTCGAGAACGTCGAGTCGGTCGAAAACGTCACCGCAGGCAGTGCCTCGGAGGCGCAGGCGGAAGCTGACCGACTCCGGATCGCCGCCGACGACCGAGAGGCGGCGATCTTCGACAGAGTCGTGACGGTCATCAACGACGGCGGCGTCGCCGACGTCGATCCGAACGAGGTCCAGTCGCCCGCGGACGCACGAGCCGTCGCCGACCGCCTCGAGCAACAGGGCGGACTCGCCTCGCAGGCAGCCCAGTCGCTGCGAGACGCGGCCGACCTCGTCGAAAACGATCTCAGGCCCCCGCTTACCGGTGCAGCCGACAAACTCGAGGCGCTCGAAGACACCGATCCGGAGCCGACCACCGGCACCGTCGAAGGCACGATCACCGACGCGAACGGAGATCCGGTGTCCAATGCGACCGTCGCCGTCAGGGACCAGCAGACCACGACCGCTGACGATGGCAGCTACTCGCTCGAGTTGGAGTCGGGTGACTACACACTCGATGTTTCGGCCGAGGGGTACCAGGACACCAGCGAGAACGTCACCGTCGAAGCCGACGCGACCACGACCGTCGACGTGACGCTCGCCGAAACCGATGACGGCGGTGAAGACCCTGGCGACTGTCCCGATCCGGAGCCGGAGCCGGAACCGGAACCTGATCCAGATCCGGATGAAGATCCGGTCGACACCATTTCCGCGATCGTGCACGCGATTATCGACATCGGTAGCGAACTCCTCGGATTCTTCGCCACGGGGAGTCGATAG
- a CDS encoding DUF2797 domain-containing protein, whose protein sequence is MQLVGYEPSGTGSALQVSDGDGATIVRHPLGSGETLSYSLADRHCAGTIDDGEHIPCDRPTAPYCDYHTSTWVCARCTGTCLKDEMDCYEPHAVYIAAFAPDTFKVGVTREWRLQTRLREQGADRAAHVHTVSNGRIARELEAEIATRLVDRVRTGPKIAALAADVDEDAWASLRSEFDVIDRFDFDYGIDLETRPVRETIASGTIVGVKGRLLVLETAGTTYAVDMRDLVGYDLEEGTAERALQSSLGSFE, encoded by the coding sequence GTGCAACTGGTGGGCTACGAGCCGAGCGGGACCGGTTCCGCGCTGCAGGTGAGCGACGGCGACGGTGCCACGATCGTTCGTCACCCGCTCGGGTCCGGCGAGACGCTGTCCTATTCGCTCGCGGATCGTCACTGCGCAGGGACGATCGACGACGGCGAGCACATCCCCTGTGATCGGCCGACGGCCCCGTACTGCGACTACCACACGAGTACGTGGGTTTGCGCTCGCTGTACGGGAACCTGCCTCAAAGACGAGATGGACTGTTACGAGCCCCACGCCGTCTACATCGCCGCCTTCGCCCCGGACACGTTCAAGGTCGGCGTCACCCGCGAGTGGCGACTCCAAACCCGGCTGCGAGAACAGGGAGCCGACCGTGCGGCCCACGTTCACACCGTCTCGAACGGCCGCATCGCCCGCGAACTCGAGGCCGAAATCGCAACGCGGTTGGTCGACCGCGTCAGAACCGGCCCGAAAATCGCCGCGCTCGCCGCCGACGTCGACGAAGACGCCTGGGCGTCCCTCCGCTCCGAGTTCGACGTCATCGACCGATTCGACTTCGACTACGGGATCGATCTCGAGACGCGGCCGGTTCGCGAGACCATCGCCTCGGGGACGATCGTCGGCGTCAAGGGCCGACTCCTGGTTCTCGAGACGGCCGGCACGACGTACGCGGTCGACATGCGCGATCTGGTCGGTTACGATCTCGAGGAAGGGACGGCGGAACGCGCCCTTCAGTCCTCGCTGGGTTCGTTCGAGTAG
- a CDS encoding GMP synthase subunit A — protein MTKIVVVDNHGQFTHLERRALRDLGVETELIDNDTPPEEVETDGVVLSGGPDMDRIGRSAEYLEADVPVLGICLGMQLIAEELGGRVGSGEYGGYADVTVDIVDDDDPLTGSLYPETRVWASHADEVTELPDGFELTGKSDVCDVEAMSDTDRDLYGVQWHPEVAHTEEGDEIFENFLDICESR, from the coding sequence ATGACGAAGATCGTCGTGGTGGACAACCACGGACAGTTCACCCACCTGGAACGCCGAGCGCTTCGTGACCTCGGCGTCGAGACGGAGTTGATCGACAACGACACGCCCCCCGAGGAAGTCGAGACCGACGGCGTCGTGCTCTCGGGCGGCCCCGACATGGACCGCATCGGACGCTCCGCGGAGTACCTCGAGGCGGACGTTCCGGTCCTCGGCATCTGTCTGGGAATGCAACTGATCGCGGAGGAACTCGGCGGCCGTGTCGGCAGCGGCGAGTACGGCGGCTACGCGGACGTGACCGTCGATATCGTCGACGACGACGACCCGCTGACCGGGTCACTGTATCCGGAAACGCGCGTCTGGGCGAGCCACGCTGACGAGGTGACGGAGTTACCCGACGGGTTCGAACTTACGGGCAAAAGCGACGTCTGTGACGTGGAAGCGATGAGTGACACCGATCGTGACCTCTACGGCGTCCAGTGGCACCCCGAAGTCGCCCACACCGAGGAGGGCGACGAGATATTCGAAAACTTTCTCGACATCTGTGAGTCGCGGTGA
- a CDS encoding long-chain-fatty-acid--CoA ligase → MEVSLLVTDFLDRARKYYGDEEAIVAATGDRFTYDEFGDRVDRLSTVLQARGIGKGDRVAVLDPNTHYHLESAYGIMQLGAVHTPLNYRLTPEDYEYMLNDAGVKAVVADYEYAEQIEAIRDEVPVETFITNDAAAVDGDWEDFDALIDGVEPSYERPEMSEDEVITINYTSGTTGDPKGVMRTHRTESLHAQLVTIHHEIQDDDVYLWTLPMFHVNGWGHIYAITGMGAKHVCTRGVDAAEIFRTISDEDVSFLCCAPTVLSMLGDYREDNDVPTEGDVPMRVTAAGAAPPESVIEMVEEEFGWHFRQLYGATETGPLIGTSATRRLIDEDSDGRFALKKRQGIAPLATEVDVVDEDGTEVPWDDETIGEILVRGNQVMEGYWEKPDETEEAFNDKREGWFHTGDLAVVNEDGMIAIQDREKDIIISGGENISSIELEDTLFDHPDVSDVAVIPAPSEKWGETPKAFVVPANDDPQNPPVSEEELTNFTRERLAGYKVVHRVEFVKTLPKTATGKTQKYELREEEWEDEDGMVGEG, encoded by the coding sequence ATGGAAGTCTCGCTTCTCGTGACTGATTTCCTCGACCGAGCGCGCAAGTACTACGGCGACGAAGAGGCGATCGTCGCCGCGACGGGAGATCGATTCACGTACGACGAATTCGGCGATCGAGTCGACCGACTGTCCACAGTCCTCCAGGCACGCGGCATCGGGAAGGGGGATCGCGTGGCGGTACTCGACCCCAACACCCACTATCATCTCGAGTCGGCCTACGGGATCATGCAACTCGGGGCGGTTCACACGCCGCTCAACTACCGGTTGACGCCCGAGGACTACGAGTACATGCTCAACGACGCGGGTGTGAAAGCGGTCGTCGCCGACTACGAATACGCCGAGCAGATCGAGGCGATCCGAGACGAGGTCCCGGTGGAGACGTTCATCACGAACGACGCGGCGGCCGTGGACGGGGACTGGGAGGACTTCGACGCGCTCATCGACGGCGTGGAACCGTCGTACGAACGCCCCGAGATGAGCGAGGACGAGGTCATCACGATCAACTACACCTCCGGAACGACGGGCGATCCGAAGGGCGTCATGCGAACCCACCGGACCGAGTCGCTGCACGCGCAACTGGTGACGATCCACCACGAGATCCAGGACGACGACGTCTACCTGTGGACGCTGCCGATGTTCCACGTCAACGGCTGGGGCCACATCTACGCCATCACGGGGATGGGTGCGAAGCACGTCTGTACGCGCGGTGTCGATGCAGCGGAGATCTTCCGGACCATCTCCGACGAGGACGTGTCGTTTCTCTGTTGTGCGCCGACGGTTCTCAGCATGCTCGGCGACTATCGGGAGGACAACGACGTTCCGACGGAAGGCGACGTCCCGATGCGCGTCACCGCGGCCGGGGCCGCGCCGCCCGAGAGCGTCATCGAGATGGTCGAAGAGGAATTCGGCTGGCACTTCCGCCAACTCTACGGGGCGACCGAGACGGGTCCGCTGATCGGCACCTCCGCGACTCGGCGGTTGATCGACGAGGACAGCGACGGGCGCTTCGCGCTGAAGAAACGCCAGGGGATCGCGCCGCTCGCGACCGAGGTCGACGTCGTCGACGAAGACGGGACCGAAGTCCCCTGGGACGACGAGACCATCGGCGAAATCCTCGTTCGCGGCAATCAGGTCATGGAGGGCTACTGGGAGAAGCCCGACGAGACCGAAGAAGCGTTCAACGACAAGCGCGAGGGCTGGTTCCACACCGGCGACCTGGCGGTCGTCAACGAGGACGGCATGATCGCCATCCAGGACCGCGAGAAAGACATCATCATCTCCGGCGGCGAGAACATTTCCAGCATCGAACTCGAGGACACCCTGTTCGATCATCCGGACGTCTCGGACGTGGCGGTGATCCCTGCACCGAGCGAAAAGTGGGGCGAAACGCCGAAGGCGTTCGTCGTTCCGGCGAACGACGACCCGCAAAACCCGCCCGTTTCCGAGGAGGAACTGACGAACTTCACGCGCGAACGGCTCGCGGGGTACAAGGTCGTCCACCGCGTCGAATTCGTCAAGACCCTCCCCAAGACGGCAACCGGGAAGACCCAGAAGTACGAACTCCGAGAAGAGGAGTGGGAAGACGAAGACGGAATGGTCGGAGAAGGGTAG
- a CDS encoding twin-arginine translocation signal domain-containing protein — MDNRSQFSSGRQSDSLEATRSLEGTNQRPTRRRFLQTVAVAGAGVGATGLGSARDRSDGGYGNGFPPTGCTEWSTPVRLGNGTARTFTTVTPSGRPKYHGLYVERSALEGLPTAADLEAASGSRYSDKYGPDGLALPIHHRWSQEFFVPFPETAATPYTFLGLNWNPNGHPPVWSAPHFDIHFHTLPMAAVDTITGPAAPTYELPAEYVPTGYARSPAVDERVITDMGEHMVDPTVPEMNGGTFTNTLIWGACDPDDSGTAELTFVEPMLTREFLRGHTGIDRRSIAQPETYARAGTYPTAYTVRDVPSADAIAVTIEAFESFEGDE, encoded by the coding sequence ATGGATAACAGGAGTCAGTTTTCGTCGGGGAGGCAGTCAGACAGTCTCGAAGCCACACGTTCTCTCGAGGGGACGAACCAGCGACCGACTCGGCGGCGGTTCCTCCAGACCGTCGCAGTAGCCGGAGCCGGTGTCGGAGCGACCGGCCTCGGTAGCGCTCGTGACCGCAGCGACGGAGGCTACGGGAACGGGTTTCCGCCCACGGGGTGTACGGAGTGGTCCACGCCGGTTCGACTCGGAAACGGTACCGCGCGAACGTTCACGACCGTCACCCCGTCCGGACGACCGAAGTACCACGGCCTGTACGTGGAGCGAAGTGCCCTCGAGGGACTTCCGACGGCGGCGGACCTCGAGGCCGCGAGCGGCTCGCGCTATTCCGACAAGTACGGCCCAGACGGCCTGGCACTCCCCATCCATCACCGGTGGTCCCAGGAGTTTTTCGTTCCGTTTCCGGAGACGGCGGCGACGCCGTATACGTTCCTGGGACTGAACTGGAACCCGAACGGACATCCGCCGGTCTGGTCGGCGCCGCACTTCGATATCCACTTTCACACCCTTCCGATGGCGGCCGTCGATACGATCACCGGGCCGGCGGCACCGACGTACGAATTGCCGGCGGAATACGTTCCAACGGGATACGCACGCAGTCCGGCCGTCGACGAACGGGTCATCACCGACATGGGCGAACACATGGTCGATCCGACCGTCCCCGAGATGAACGGCGGAACGTTTACCAACACGCTCATCTGGGGCGCGTGCGATCCCGACGACAGCGGAACCGCTGAACTCACGTTCGTCGAACCCATGCTCACCCGCGAATTCCTTCGCGGCCACACCGGGATCGACCGGCGATCGATCGCCCAACCCGAGACGTACGCCCGCGCTGGCACCTACCCGACCGCCTACACCGTCCGCGACGTTCCGAGCGCTGATGCGATCGCGGTGACGATCGAGGCCTTCGAGTCGTTCGAGGGCGACGAGTGA
- a CDS encoding YbjQ family protein: MADLPITTTDSLDGHEVTEYCGIVSGEAVIGANVVSDIAAGIRDVVGGRSGSYEKKIEAGRREAITDIRAEARDLGANAVIGASFDYEEMAEGMLWVNLSGTAVETEPR; encoded by the coding sequence ATGGCAGACCTCCCCATCACGACGACGGATAGTCTCGACGGCCACGAGGTAACGGAGTACTGTGGCATCGTCTCGGGAGAGGCGGTCATCGGCGCAAACGTCGTAAGCGACATCGCTGCGGGTATCCGAGACGTCGTTGGCGGCCGGAGCGGATCGTACGAGAAGAAAATCGAGGCCGGACGCCGGGAAGCGATCACCGACATTCGAGCGGAGGCTCGGGATCTCGGCGCCAACGCGGTCATCGGCGCTTCGTTCGACTACGAGGAGATGGCCGAAGGGATGCTGTGGGTCAATCTCTCCGGGACGGCGGTCGAGACGGAGCCTCGCTAG
- a CDS encoding alkaline phosphatase D family protein, which translates to MAEKETDGRFEPATDTRRAILRAIGVTATSTGVVGTAAGARSDDAATSRADGDLVALTHGVASGDVTATSAVVWARSDGAATIHVAYAEDGGFGDVGYERTRVDDETDDAGHVRLTDLESGSSYRYYVWATETKRTSRPPLSNSDAARDARSVATRLPDGVETATFVTAPAPDDEASVSFAWSGDTWGYGDDPVEPPFPGLRAIAEREPDFFLYHGDTIYADARTPAGKITRDTPIEDALEIYRSKYKEMREPPSSVAERTYLRELLERTSVYTIWDNHEVINNFAGPVEPLMPEGRRAFREYWPLDRDDTADPGESNRFYDSFRWGKHAELFVIDTRQYRDPNVDRDSKTLLGDDQLEWLKRSLAESDATWKILASPAPLGYPSDSWANSAPGTGYEAELLEVVDHVQTEPVSNLVVVAGDVHKSVVGAFDPDDDGTFEFVEAIAGPLGAPAGRPDDLYPALNGTEFFAKGGYANFGTVDVDESGETLTIGIYDETGAEQFSKTIHTDDIDARPTTPDRIESTFDDDADGWLVSQNGRSDRPEYRGTDGDPGGHVTDDDSQGGVAWYYQAPFKFLGDREAFYGGRLRFALRQTRSDEQFAADPIEGGDVLLASGETKLVYEFRGKDGNPGTEWTGFDVPLSADADWIDLSAAEPFATEERFRTVLANLHVLRIRGEYRVGADTSALDTVVLSR; encoded by the coding sequence ATGGCAGAGAAAGAGACGGACGGACGGTTCGAACCGGCGACGGATACCCGACGAGCGATCCTCCGGGCGATCGGAGTGACTGCGACGTCGACAGGCGTGGTCGGAACCGCGGCGGGGGCACGATCGGACGATGCGGCGACGAGTCGGGCCGACGGGGATCTCGTGGCGCTGACACACGGCGTGGCGTCGGGCGACGTCACAGCGACGTCCGCGGTCGTCTGGGCCCGGTCGGACGGCGCGGCGACGATCCACGTCGCGTACGCCGAAGACGGCGGGTTCGGCGACGTCGGATACGAACGGACGCGGGTCGACGACGAAACGGACGACGCGGGCCACGTTCGACTGACGGATCTCGAGTCCGGTTCGAGCTATCGCTACTACGTCTGGGCCACGGAAACGAAACGGACCTCCCGACCGCCGCTGTCGAATTCGGACGCCGCCCGTGACGCTCGATCGGTCGCCACACGGCTCCCCGACGGAGTCGAAACCGCGACGTTCGTTACGGCGCCGGCACCCGACGACGAGGCGAGCGTCAGTTTCGCCTGGAGCGGCGACACCTGGGGCTACGGCGACGATCCGGTCGAGCCGCCGTTCCCCGGGCTTCGAGCGATCGCCGAGCGGGAGCCCGATTTCTTCCTCTATCACGGGGATACGATCTACGCCGACGCGAGAACGCCTGCCGGTAAGATCACCAGGGACACGCCGATCGAGGACGCACTCGAGATCTACCGGTCGAAGTACAAGGAGATGCGGGAGCCGCCGTCGTCGGTCGCGGAGCGGACGTATCTTCGCGAGCTACTCGAGAGGACGTCCGTCTACACGATCTGGGACAACCACGAGGTGATCAATAATTTCGCGGGTCCGGTCGAGCCGCTCATGCCCGAGGGACGGCGCGCGTTCCGCGAGTACTGGCCGCTCGATCGGGACGACACCGCCGATCCGGGCGAATCCAATCGGTTCTACGATAGCTTCCGCTGGGGAAAACACGCCGAACTGTTCGTCATCGACACCCGCCAGTACCGCGATCCGAACGTCGACCGCGACTCGAAGACGCTCCTCGGCGACGACCAACTCGAGTGGCTGAAACGCTCGCTGGCGGAGTCCGACGCGACGTGGAAGATTCTCGCCTCGCCGGCTCCGCTCGGATATCCGTCGGACTCGTGGGCGAATTCGGCCCCCGGAACCGGATACGAGGCGGAACTGCTCGAGGTCGTCGATCACGTCCAGACCGAACCGGTCTCGAACCTGGTCGTCGTCGCCGGCGACGTCCACAAGTCGGTCGTGGGCGCGTTCGATCCGGACGACGACGGGACGTTCGAGTTCGTCGAAGCCATCGCGGGGCCGCTCGGCGCACCGGCTGGTCGGCCCGACGACCTCTACCCGGCGCTCAACGGAACGGAATTCTTCGCGAAAGGCGGGTACGCTAACTTCGGCACCGTCGACGTCGACGAATCCGGCGAGACCCTGACGATCGGCATCTACGACGAGACGGGGGCCGAGCAGTTCTCGAAGACGATCCACACGGACGACATCGACGCTCGACCGACCACTCCCGACCGCATAGAGAGCACGTTCGACGACGACGCCGACGGCTGGCTCGTCTCGCAGAACGGCAGGAGCGACCGACCCGAGTATCGCGGAACCGACGGCGATCCCGGCGGTCACGTGACCGACGACGACAGCCAGGGCGGCGTCGCCTGGTACTATCAGGCCCCGTTCAAGTTCCTCGGCGACCGCGAGGCGTTTTACGGCGGGCGGTTGCGGTTCGCCCTCCGCCAGACCCGATCCGACGAGCAGTTCGCCGCCGACCCGATCGAAGGCGGTGACGTACTGCTCGCAAGCGGCGAGACGAAACTCGTCTACGAGTTCCGCGGCAAAGACGGAAATCCGGGTACCGAGTGGACCGGGTTCGACGTCCCCCTCTCGGCCGACGCCGACTGGATCGATCTGTCGGCCGCTGAGCCGTTCGCGACCGAAGAGCGGTTCCGAACCGTCCTCGCGAACCTGCACGTGCTGCGCATTCGCGGCGAATACAGAGTGGGCGCCGACACGAGCGCCCTCGATACCGTCGTCCTCTCCCGGTAA